A stretch of Mya arenaria isolate MELC-2E11 chromosome 14, ASM2691426v1 DNA encodes these proteins:
- the LOC128216144 gene encoding heat shock 70 kDa protein 12A-like, whose translation MVPILVVGIDFGTTYSGWAYLLRSAFVDNPTKVIVRNWNGDQLMSSKAPTCLLIEPDGETFSAFGYDAENKYISLVEDGEHDKWYFFKRFKMQLYNTDIKRDMEIKDETGKKLKANIVFSVAIRFLKDDLLQVIEDRLKGDLKPEDISWVLTVPAIWDDSARQIMREAAESAGISSDKLIIALEPEAAAIYCRFLPMEISGQGGSLSTLETGSKVLVVDAGGGTVDIAVQEVAGSGSMKNIYKASGGDWGGTKVDDAYVTFVADIIGKDTIEEFKRSHMDDYVYMIRDFEMKKRGFDPLKINKSVIFRISATLPHIVKESKGKEIHDLITDSPFKSTVSITADKLRVDKNVVKNLIENQADAIVDHVSSLLDQSTKDDIGTIVLVGGFNTCQLLQQAMKTKFDKHKIIIPTDPDLAVLKGAVIFGHKPELISQRVSKYSYGVNVRAVFIKKFHRETYKVKDEDGGDRCENVFDKHITAGQCLTVGEEQVSMYYSIATSSQTTGPIRVYYTLDPDPMYVTDGGCHLAGTLNVPLEGRGTNRTIKARLIYGGTEIDVEATEVATGKVHRLKIDFLS comes from the exons CACCAACGTGTCTTCTGATCGAACCCGATGGAGAGACATTCTCAGCGTTTGGATATGACGCTGAAAACAAGTACATCAGTCTGGTTGAAGATGGGGAACATGACAAATGGTATTTTTTCAAAAGATTCAAGATGCAGCTTTACAATACG GATATAAAAAGAGACATGGAAATTAAAGATGAAACTGGAAAGAAACTAAAAGCAAATATTGTGTTCTCTGTTGCAATAAG ATTTCTTAAAGACGACCTGTTACAAGTCATTGAAGACCGACTCAAGGGAGACTTAAAACCAGAGGATATCAGTTGGGTTTTGACAGTTCCAGCGATTTGGGATGATAGTGCCAGACAGATTATGAGGGAGGCTGCTGAAAGT GCTGGTATTTCTTCCGACAAACTTATCATAGCTTTGGAACCAGAGGCTGCAGCCATTTACTGTCGATTTTTACCGATGGAAATAAGTGGCCAAGGTGGCTCACTGTCTACCCTCGAAACAGGGAGCAAAGTCCTTGTTGTTGATGCAGGag gcGGTACGGTCGATATTGCTGTCCAAGAGGTAGCAGGAAGCGGTTCGATGAAGAACATTTACAAAGCCAGTGGAGGAGACTGGGGCGGTACGAAGGTAGACGATGCTTATGTCACGTTTGTAGCAGACATAATAG gaAAGGACACGATTGAAGAATTTAAAAGATCTCATATGGACGATTACGTATACATGATTCGCGACTTCGAAATGAAAAAGCGCGGCTTTGATCCActgaaaattaataaatcagTGATATTCAGAATTTCAGCAACGTTACCACACATAGTGAAGGAAAGTAAGGGCAAGGAGATACACGACCTTATAACTGACTCTCCATTTAAAAGCACG GTATCAATAACAGCCGACAAATTGAGAGTCGATAAGAATGTAGTTAAAAACCTTATAGAGAACCAAGCTGATGCTATAGTTGACCACGTTTCCAGTCTACTTGACCAGTCGACCAAAGATGATATAGGAACCATTGTTTTAGTTGGCGGATTTAACACATGTCAATTACTCCAGCAAGCTATGAAGACGAAGTTTGATAAGCACAAAATTATCATCCCAACTGATCCAGACCTTGCAGTTTTAAAGGGGGCCGTGATATTTGGACATAAACCAGAGCTGATTTCTCAGCGAGTGAGCAAATATTCGTATGGCGTAAACGTAAGGGCggtattcattaaaaaatttCACAGAGAAACTTATAAAGTAAAAGACGAAGATGGGGGTGATCGCTGCGAAAATgtctttgataaacatatcacaGCTGGACAATGCCTTACTGTTGGAGAAGAACAGGTTAGCATGTACTACAGTATAGCAACTTCAAGTCAAACCACTGGACCCATTCGTGTTTATTACACACTTGATCCTGACCCGATGTACGTTACGGACGGAGGTTGCCATCTTGCAGGCACACTCAACGTGCCATTAGAAGGACGCGGAACTAACCGAACTATTAAAGCGCGATTGATTTACGGAGGGACAGAGATAGATGTCGAGGCTACTGAGGTCGCTACAGGGAAAGTGCATCGACTGAAAATTGATTTCTTGAGCTAA